The Nyctibius grandis isolate bNycGra1 chromosome 14, bNycGra1.pri, whole genome shotgun sequence genome segment CATTCTTGGAAtgcaagggaagtgattattTAAAAGCAAGGTATGTATGTGTGCCTATATGAATACCACTGTTTGATGTGGTATCCTGCAGAAAAATTTCTGGTGTTGAGGTACTAAATTCTATGTCAGATTTCACAAGCTTAATATTTAAACAGCAATGTGTGTCCAAGTCTTCTGGTCAGTATTAGTCAAGAcatttacaaatatgtaaactAATAGCTGTAGACAAGGCTAAGATGCTGTCCtatttaattacatttgtaTATGGGATGACTTAATATTTAAAGGTTTTAATATCTTGCCCATTCACACCTGCATATTAAGCAAACCAAAAGTAGTTTTGGTTAATATGTAGTGACTGCTAATCAAAGATCTGTGTTTAAATTTAAGCTTTCAATTCTCCAGGCCCAGAGATGCATCTGAAGCTGGCCATCCAGTgctgctgagaaaaagaaatgcttgagAACCAGGACTTATAAAAAGGAATTCTGAGGAAGCTTTAATACTAGCAGTGTTAGCAGGAATCAGGATAAAATAGAAATAGGGAAGATGATAGTTCATACACTGCAGTTCTTTAGGAAACACATTAGTGAccagcaaattatttttgctctaTAGATGATCTTTTCAATGCTTTTTGAAGTTAGTTGATTTAGCATTGAGGCAGGGTTCTTGCTCAAATAACAAAACTTTAAATTATTACCTATTCTGAGAGAGACTGCATTGCAAACTAGACACAATGCCAAGCACCAAACCATTCAGTCTGATGAACAATAAGTTTGGATTAATTGATCTTTGGGACATATCCAGTAAAGGATTTGAGTGTCTGGCCAGAGCTTTTCACACTATGCTCAATGGGTGTTTACAGTTCTGCTCTGTAATGACAAAGCAGGAAAGTGGCGGAAGTGTTCTTCTGTCCCTCTAGCTCCTACAACCATGTGTATTTAAACAGATAAAGACAACAGCTTAAAATTCTAATCTGTTCAGCTCAGCTATGAGTTGAGCTATTGACCTCAGCAAAACATTCTCAGACTTCCTTGTTGTTTCAGTGGAAGTGGTTCAGTAGGACATAACCTGATGCAAAGCCAGGCTAATGCTTTTTCAACCCTTGTGTCCAAGACAACAGCAGTCTCTTATCTTGAAGGCTTTTCTGCctgcttatttcctttttttattttttttttttttggtagggtGCACTCCTACCATTATATCTTGTGCATTTTACTTACATAATAATAACATTTATGTCTAATATGGCTGATTTTTGGGTCTTTGTTATGATTTTTGTGATGTAATCACCCACTTGATAAGCCTCTGTTTTGAAAGAGAGCTAGTAAGTAAAGAAGCTGCTCTTCTCCTTAATGTTATACTGTTTCCATTGCAACTTTCTCTTCACATTATTCTCAGGAGCCTATTTTAATTCTTGCAGAGCCTGTAAAGGCAGAGTGCTGAATGTGTGTATGTAGCTCTAAGGAAAGAAACTTGAAGGAAAGGCAGGACGAAAGATGGGGTAATGTAGGAAAATGGGACACACAACTtaattgttttgtctttgtgcTGTCAGTGCTGGATGGAGAGTCGTTGCAGCGCTGCTTCTTTAACAAGCTTCGGGATGTTTGCtttgagtggcagaagcagttGCCACCACTGAGACCACTGAAGCGGTTCCTGCTTGTTTCCATCCACGCCATACGTAACACTCGACGGAAAATGGAGGACCGCCACGTTCTGCTCCCAGAGTTCAATCAGCTGTTTGGTTTATCAGTAAGTCTGGACAAAATTGGGGAGGCCAGTTTGTTAGCTTTTCAGCATTCCTGTAAACATGATGATCTGTGAAATGGTAAGAATTTGTTGCCACAAGTTATTGATCATGTGTGTGGTGGAGCAAGGACTTACTGACTCAGATTGCTAGGGGCTAACTACTGCCCTGATAAAGAAGGATCTTCTGACCTTGGGTTTCATGTCATAAGTGATATAGGGAGATGGGAAGTTCACCTAGTGTTATGTTGCTGGAATTACAATGTTCTTGTGACAGAGGTAACtgatatattaagaaaaaaaggggggagacAGCAGTTGTACAGGTGCCAATTAATGAAGCTGCAGTGGGTCTACATAACCAGCTCTCTGCTGTTTCAATTCCAGATTATTTTCAAGGATATTAAATGACTAATggcaaacaaagaaaagtaattCCCCTGCAAAGTACCCATTTTATCCATTTTGCGTATGGTAAACTGACTTAAATTGCCCTTACCTGTGCAATGTTGTATGGAGGAAAGCCCAGAATAAAGACTCTTTGCTTGCTGGTACCAGTCTATgagctatttttgttttgaacatgaatgtgtcttcctctctctccctccccgcaAAAGGATGACATCGATCGCGCTTACTTTGCGGTATTTGATGGCCATGGTGGAGTGGATGCTGCCAATTATTCAGCAACCCATTTACATGTAAATGTTGGACTACACGAAGAGATTGTTAAGAATCCAGCTGAGGCCTTAAAATGCTCTTTCCAGAAGACagatgaaatgtttcttttcaaagccaAAAGAGAAGTGAGTGGGTAGAGATTAATTCCATTGTATTTAAATGACACTGAGAACTGTTGGACAACATGGTATTATCCAGAAAATTCTGGCAGTACAGTTTCTTTGAATCACTGACTTCTTTATGAAATTATGCTACATGTAAAGGTTTACTTTgaccaaattatttctttttttgaggaaaaacaaaatgacagtGCTTGCAAGTTCAAGATGAGTGATTGAAAAGAAGTGTTAAGTGGTTTAAATCATCCTGACATACCAATTATTTGAGAGGAACACTCTGCTGCCTCTTTGCCTGAATTAGGCAGCCTCTAGATGTTCTGTTGTCCTACCTTTTACCTGGAAAAGAGGTTTCTCTCTTCCTGATAATATGGTACTATCTTCCTCTTTCTTGTCCCACCATTGATGTCACAGGTGGTTGTaagatgaaaaatgtattttatgatTTAAATCAGACTCTTCAGTTCATTAAGCTTACTGATCAGCTTTGAATCAAGTTGGTATgatgaacattttttcttcaaaactacATAATGGGAGGATGGTTTATTACTCAGTTTAATGAGAACTCTTTTATTATAGCAGTTACTGAATATGGAAGTATTCATtgttaatatattaatttctgtcAATGAGGTACAAAAGAGGGACCAGCATCTTCATGAGGTCTGACTCTCACTAATCTTTACAGGGCATCTAGGACAGTTAGGTTCCTTCCTTTGTTGACATCCTCGCCTAAACACCTAAGGATAAGGAGATGTATGCAGAGCAAGGTGTCTGTAGTTGCTAGTGGTAGAGTGGAGAATGTGAAAGGTACTGGGGAGACCTGTGCTTGTTTGTGAAATGTTCCTACTACTGAAATTCagatcctctttcttttctgtgtgtctctgtgttttgaATGATAGAGGTCTTAGTCTCCTAGATCAGTTTTGGAATTAataggagagaaggaagaacatAACAGAGGCAGTATTAGTCGTCTGCACGTTAGAATGTGTAAATAGTTTATTTCAAGTCTGCATAATATCTTGTACCTTTTTTCAGGTACCTGAATTGTGATTGGCAGGTCTGCTCTGCTGCATTTAAGTGTGATTAAACCTAGGTTTACAATATTGCCATGTAACTTAGCAGGGCTTGTTGAATATTCACCTAACATACCCGCTTTCTTCTGTAGAAGCTGCGGAGTGGTACAACAGGTGTATCTGCATTGATTGTGGGGAACAAGCTACACATAGCATGGCTAGGGGACTCGCAGGTAATGCTTGTGCAGCGAGGAAAAGCTGTGACGTTGATGGAACCTCACAAACCAGAAAGAGAAGTAAGTGTgacttgttttttcctctcgTGTGTGTTGTCAGAATCTCTCTTGAAACCTTTTGGGATCAAGCCTTCTTAAGTGTTTGGTGCTTTACATAATTACATATATTGCATGGTAGGGTTCAGAGAATTGacgatttctttttttccatccacTCCTGTGTCTTGAAAAGGTGATCCTACAACTATGCCCCCTTGAAAGTGCTGATGGTACTGGTAGTCCTGACTTCAGTTCCTGCTCAGACTATCTTTTCAAAATTTGTAGTAATTAAAGACtttcacaggattttttttggtgtgtgaaTTTAAAACTGCTTGTTATAAATTAACTTCTTAATTTGAGATTAAcagctatttaaaatgttaGCATAATGCAAGTCTTTCATAATATGCTAGACTGTCATTCAAAAGCTAATGATAATCTACTAGCCTAACTGGCTTAGTATATGCATTTTCTATAGATTTTAAATAGGCAGATATCTTATTATATGAAACTTGATGGGGATCTTGTGTGTTTAGATAGAATTGCATGACCCTTTGCCTTCATAGCACGAATATTTGTACTAAGTGAGTAGTTAAAGGTGTATCAATGCAAATGCTATTGTCACATGGTCTAGTTATCTTATATCTTATTccaaatatgtatatatttaccCAATTGCTGTGTGGGATGGGAAGAAGTGGCAGGAAAGGGTACTCATCTATGTGGGAAAGAACATGACGATACAAAAACTtaagaattctgtttttttatggACAAGCCATGGTGTGATTGGGAAGTAGGTGAGTTGTTTCCACTAATGTAAAGTGCACGTTTCTGAGCTAGATTCTGATATACGTGTTTGCTATATTCATAGTATAAATACAGAAGCTGAAGCAgctcttggttttgtgttttatcttttttttcctctttgattgGATAACAAAAAGGTCAGTAAGCCATGGGTAGGCTTTCAGTATAAAAATTGTATTCTACTGTTTTTCAGGATGAGAGAGCACGTATTGAGACTCTGGGTGGTTGTGTAACCTATATGGACTGCTGGCGGGTTAATGGTACCTTGGCTGTTTCCAGAGCAATTGGTAAGATAAACCATCAGAATTAGCATAGTTCAGGTTAAATTCGATTAAAATACACCACCTGAGactgtatttttactgtaaatgaTGTTTTGCTCAGCATTGACCAAATAGTAAACCACCCTCACTGTCTTTGCCATAAAGGTAGCTTACAGCTATATACCTTACATCGCTTGCAGCTATATAATCTTATTGGTTTTACCATAAGCATagaatactgttttattttacatactAACCATGACAGTCCTAAATCTTTTATACTTCTAAGTCTTTTGCTTCTTGTAAACGTCTTTGATACTGTGTTCTACAGTAGCTTAACAAACGTATGTAATTTGTAAAAGTAGAGGAAGTAATAAATGTTCATCTGGCCTTTTTTATGTGCCTGAATGTCtgctttgtggggtttttttgtccgCTTTATTGTTAATATATCTTTCTCCTGACTGCAGTTCTTAAGTCAGATTGCTGCATCCTCCTTCAAATCGCACATATCCAGCAATGTAGGGCATTTTAATTGTAGCATTCCAGAATCCTATTAAACAAGCTTACTTTGCTACTCGCCAATTagggcaaaaagagaaaagaccCTGGGCAAGTACAGTAGATAACTGTAATGGATGAGTGGAAGCAAATTAGTATTAAGTTGTATAATACTATTTGTATCAATAGCAACCCATGTTTAATAAGTATGTCCATATGAAACTGATGAACTAAAGACAATGAGCAGATTCTTATGGCATTGTGCTGTATATCTGGATAGCTAAGAAAAATCTTACTTTCACAGCATTCTGAAGCCTGTACTAGAGGCACACCTGCAAAATGAAGGCCTGACTACCTCTTTgcacaaatatatttcagagatataaaaactttgaaataatttccttagTTTCCCTGGAAAATTAGCAAAGCATGAATTAGAGTAACTCCTTAGAAACCCACTGGATTTAGGTAGGTTCCAAGCGTTCTTGAAGAAACAAAGGCCTTCCATGCTTATTGCATAGCTTTGGCCTGCTCTTGTTCTGCATCAGGTACCTCTCACATACGATTTGGCTGTCATTGAGGATGGTAAAAGCAATTGGTGTGTGAAGAAGTAAATCTTTACATTTGAAGTAGTAAAGCCTTTGTTTTGATTGTTTGTCTTAGGAGACATATGTCAGAAACCCTACATCTCTGGTGATGCAGATGGAGGTTCATTTGAGCTGACTGGTTCTGAAGATTACTTGCTCCTAGCCTGCGATGGATTCTTTGATGCTATCAAGCCATACGAGGTTGTAGATTTGGTCCTAGATCATCTAATGCAAACCAAAGGAGTGGGtctcaaagcagcagaaagactGGTGGCTGCTGCGAAGGAAAATGGATCCAGTGATAACATCACTGTTCTAGTGGTGTTCTTGAGGGATCCTCAGGACATCTTGGCAGACTGTCTCAGAGACCCTAAGAGCCTTGGGGCTGGTGGTGATGCTCGGAGCTCACCCTTTAACTTCCTCAGCTGCGAGGCAGCAGCCACACAGTGACAAAATCTGCTTAATCCAGAACGTTCAAGTAAGTTCACGTAAGGAACTGCTTTCCACTGAAGAAGCCTCTAACAGAATAGGCAAAACATGTcggaaaaaaatgacaaaaggaCAAACATTTAACAGAAAGGCAAGACTCCTTTTACTGAGTTCCCGCTTGTCTTtgcctttcttccccctcccttcaAAAAACACTGAGCAAACGTAGAGATTTGTACAGCTATTTTGTCTCTGGGAGCAGACTTCTAAAGTgtgtcccagggctgctggTCATATCCCTCTGCCCTGGAAGTGGTAAGAAACTATAATATATATAAGCTAATGGGTGAGAATACCTGTTTGTGAATTCTGAGTGAAAATTTAAATTAGTGCTTAAAAAGAATGCTGTATGTTGTATTTAATTGTGATGTTACTTTGGAGATTGGGAGGAGAGAAGCTGTCACCATCCCAGAAAAGCTTGTTACTGTGTGTGGTATGTAGGAACAGGCTTGGTGTGTGAGACACTGGGTGACACCATTATGCTGTGtaagttgcttttgttttgtacCAAAGATGATATTACAAGAATGATGCGGCCTCTTTATTCAGAGACATTTAATTCTGTGCATATGGAGAGGAGAAAATCAAGCTGAATGCTccagaaaaagagcaagaaagctAGCTAGAAATATCCCAGGCAGAATGATACAAAATCAGCTGCTTTCTGGGATGCTCTGGTTTATAAACTGGAATCCAATATTTAACTGCACTGGATTATTTCTCCCTAACAAACATGCTTTATTGGCAATTTGGCAACCTGAAAAGAAAGGACCCATGTTATTGTATTTGAGAGAGATCGTTACAGTATATATGCTCTAGCAGTTAAATATGCTCTGTTTCTGCCACTTTTTAGTGTACTGTAACAAatgataattttgtttttattctaagtgtttatttgtttatttactgAACTTTACAGTTGGAGGAATTTTTTGCAGTGTTACtttattttgttgtggtttttatttaaattagaattttaaaGTGGTTCTGTCTTTATTATCTGGTTTTAAAAACTGACTACCCTCAAGTGCCTTAAATATTTCACCCAAGGATTACTGGCTTCCTGTCATAGTCTGGTGAGCCAGTTtatagtgtttttaaaatgtgacttttttatttcattaatactAATGTTTAATGCacttaaatgtttcatttttgtgaaTGATTTTAGTGGGAACTAGGTTTCAAGAAAACATCTCTTTCACTGTTGCCAAATCTTGTGGCTTGAAGTAAAAGCTTCACAATACTTACTGTGGCTTACCCCCTGCCCCATGCAAAAAGCTCTAGTTAGTTAATTATAAAGTAACAATCTGAGTCATAATGActttcatttagaaacaaaTACACTTCTGACCTTCACAAGAAAATTTCATAACACAAACCAGAAACAGTTCAGTAACAGGTTTTGATTAATAGATGGTTAATTTGGCCATGCGTCATGAATTTTTGGGGTCTAAGTAACTTTCTAAGGAGATGTGAAGCTACAGTGAAGGCTGAAAGACTCTTAGTTAAATGTGTATGTTGTTGTGCGACTGTTATATCCATTACGTGCTCGAGCCTCTGGTTGTGTTTTGTCTTGCCTGGCTAGCAGGACTCAACAAGATCTGAAGGCTCAATGGTAAATGTGTTAGTGATTTCTGTATCTAAACAAGAAGTGCTTTACATCTGGCAGCAAGATTGTATGCCTAATTTAGAAGCACATGGCATTGCAATATGTCAGTCCTGTTGATTAAAATGTGTTGAACATTAATGTTGCTTAGAGAAGAAATTTAGGTAGAAGAGTTGAGATGGCTAAAAggaagcacagagcagcactgtTTATGTCCATAGTGTCTCCGAATCGTTAGCTAGTGTGGGGCAATGCAGTTACCTGAGTGACTTGAGTTTTTGGCTGGGTTACTATGGATGATCGCGTGGTTTAACATAGAAACTCCTCAGTGAGCTGCCGTTTCATTACATGGCAACTCAGACAGTGGCTTCCTTGTTTTGCTATGCA includes the following:
- the PPM1F gene encoding protein phosphatase 1F isoform X1, which produces MALEVEAAGAPLSSFLRDFPSPLGPGEPLPWSSAGSGALSKAEVPGALAERARSLLGGRGVSPLLAASLIHAAVDEVLQTDLTEFKQQGVETEGEGDEERFTLLDGESLQRCFFNKLRDVCFEWQKQLPPLRPLKRFLLVSIHAIRNTRRKMEDRHVLLPEFNQLFGLSDDIDRAYFAVFDGHGGVDAANYSATHLHVNVGLHEEIVKNPAEALKCSFQKTDEMFLFKAKREKLRSGTTGVSALIVGNKLHIAWLGDSQVMLVQRGKAVTLMEPHKPEREDERARIETLGGCVTYMDCWRVNGTLAVSRAIGDICQKPYISGDADGGSFELTGSEDYLLLACDGFFDAIKPYEVVDLVLDHLMQTKGVGLKAAERLVAAAKENGSSDNITVLVVFLRDPQDILADCLRDPKSLGAGGDARSSPFNFLSCEAAATQ
- the PPM1F gene encoding protein phosphatase 1F isoform X2; its protein translation is MEDRHVLLPEFNQLFGLSDDIDRAYFAVFDGHGGVDAANYSATHLHVNVGLHEEIVKNPAEALKCSFQKTDEMFLFKAKREKLRSGTTGVSALIVGNKLHIAWLGDSQVMLVQRGKAVTLMEPHKPEREDERARIETLGGCVTYMDCWRVNGTLAVSRAIGDICQKPYISGDADGGSFELTGSEDYLLLACDGFFDAIKPYEVVDLVLDHLMQTKGVGLKAAERLVAAAKENGSSDNITVLVVFLRDPQDILADCLRDPKSLGAGGDARSSPFNFLSCEAAATQ